The nucleotide window CTTACGGCTGTCTGGTCCCGCGTCTTGTAACGGGCGAGTTCGATCCTTCATCACAAAAAGCTGTCTGGCCGTCTACCGGCAACTACTGCAGGGGCGGCGCTTATGACTCGGCACTTCTTGCGTGCGAATCCGTTGCAATTTTACCTGAAGGCATGAGCCGCGAACGCTTCGAGTGGCTTGAAAAAATCGGCTCCGAAATAATTGCAACGCCTGGATGCGAGTCAAACGTTAAAGAGATATTCGATAAGTGCAATGAAATGAACAGGACGAGAAAGAACTCCATCGTTATCTTCAACCAGTTCGAAGAGTTCGGAAACGGCATGTGGCATTATAACGTTACGGCCGAAGCTGTGCACGAGGCGCTTCAAGGCTTAATGAACAAGGGCGACAAATTTCGCGGTTTTGTTTCCGCTACAGGCTCTGCAGGAACTATTTGTGCCGGCGATCGGTTAAAAGAGCTATACCCGGGCATGATGATATCGGCCGTTGAGGCGCTCCAATGCCCGACGCTTCTTTGCAATGGCTTTGGCGATCACAGGATAGAAGGAATAGGCGACAAGCATATTCCGTGGATACACAATGTGAGGAACACGGACGTTGTAGAGGCCGTAGATGACGAGGCGTGCATAAGGCTGATGCGTTTATTTAACGAACCGGAAGGGAAGAAGTGTCTCGCCGGCAAAAAGATAGACGCGGTGACATTGGGAAAGTTGGAACTTCTCGGTATATCCGGCATCTGTAACATGCTTGCTTCTATAAGGATGGCAAGGCATTTCAGTCTCGACGCGAACGATATAATCTTTACTGTATTCACAGATTCTATGGAGCTTTACGGATCGCGCCTTGAGGAGTGTCGCGCCAAATACGGCAAATATTCGGAGAAAGAGGCTGGAAAGGACCTTGAAGAGTACCTTTTAGATTCGGACAGGAATAAACTTCTGGCCCTCGACGATTTCAGCCGCAAGCGCATTCA belongs to Deltaproteobacteria bacterium CG11_big_fil_rev_8_21_14_0_20_49_13 and includes:
- a CDS encoding pyridoxal-5-phosphate-dependent protein subunit beta, with protein sequence MNRQILEKAKKRCRERGIVLPTFAEQRDPTKISEATKERLKNVGLWDIDPVNLFRITWKNDVRSRGFHGVNFLELPSSLTGVKARIVGLVGKYFPTGAHKVGAAYGCLVPRLVTGEFDPSSQKAVWPSTGNYCRGGAYDSALLACESVAILPEGMSRERFEWLEKIGSEIIATPGCESNVKEIFDKCNEMNRTRKNSIVIFNQFEEFGNGMWHYNVTAEAVHEALQGLMNKGDKFRGFVSATGSAGTICAGDRLKELYPGMMISAVEALQCPTLLCNGFGDHRIEGIGDKHIPWIHNVRNTDVVEAVDDEACIRLMRLFNEPEGKKCLAGKKIDAVTLGKLELLGISGICNMLASIRMARHFSLDANDIIFTVFTDSMELYGSRLEECRAKYGKYSEKEAGKDLEEYLLDSDRNKLLALDDFSRKRIHNLKYYTWIEQQGRELKELNAQWDDPDYWTSKWRMAGEYDKLIEEFNG